In Deinococcus maricopensis DSM 21211, one genomic interval encodes:
- a CDS encoding glycoside hydrolase family 2 protein, with amino-acid sequence MTTYSIHPNPLLERAHWRDLGGAWDFAYDDQAAWAEPDDVTFDRVIQVPFSPETPASGIHDTGFHPVAWYRCRVDLTADEQGRPLLLHFGAVDYHARVWVNGDLVAEHFGGHTPFTAYVTGAARGETSLEIVVRAFDDPHDLTKPRGKQDWQLEPHSIWYPRTTGIWQPVWLECVPTTRIAELRWSSFMDAWEIGVDAHIEGPLRDNMQLRVRLEHEGALIADDRYTLRWPEVTRRIALPDPGIDDFRNELLWSPNHPTLIDATVELLVDGEVVDRVLSYTAIRSVSVQGRRFLLNGRPYYLKMVLDQGYWEQGGLTATDDELRRDVELIRQMGFNGARKHQKVENPRWLYWCDVYGLLVWEEMPSPYRFTTRAVEDLTREWTEVLRRDMSHPSIVAWVPLNESWGVPDLPTNAAHRDYVRTLYHLTRTLDPTRPVIGNDGWEHVATDIVGVHDYSAEPAALVRRYADTEAVNLTFERQRPGDRALTLEGFQVTGQPVVLSEFGGIAFIPGGQPGWGYSEAMDEQSFMDAYEDLMSAVYACEGLSGFCYTQFTDTYQERNGLLFMDRSPKADMFAIARATQGSRTPREMSVDPQMNPYGYSLRWRERLARLEAEDLSSQAPPEPVGRGEDD; translated from the coding sequence ATGACCACCTATTCCATTCACCCGAACCCACTGCTGGAGCGCGCGCACTGGCGCGACCTGGGCGGCGCGTGGGACTTCGCGTACGACGATCAGGCCGCGTGGGCCGAACCCGACGACGTGACCTTCGACCGCGTCATTCAGGTGCCCTTCTCGCCGGAAACGCCCGCCAGCGGCATTCATGACACTGGCTTCCATCCGGTCGCGTGGTACCGGTGCCGCGTGGACCTCACGGCGGACGAGCAGGGCCGGCCCCTGCTGCTGCACTTCGGCGCGGTGGATTACCACGCGCGCGTCTGGGTGAACGGCGACCTCGTCGCGGAGCATTTTGGCGGGCACACGCCCTTCACGGCGTACGTGACGGGCGCGGCGCGCGGTGAGACGTCACTCGAGATTGTCGTGCGCGCCTTCGATGACCCGCATGACCTCACGAAGCCGCGCGGGAAGCAGGACTGGCAGTTGGAGCCGCACAGCATCTGGTACCCGCGGACGACCGGCATCTGGCAGCCGGTGTGGCTGGAGTGCGTCCCGACGACGCGCATCGCGGAGTTGCGCTGGTCGTCGTTCATGGACGCGTGGGAGATCGGCGTGGACGCGCACATCGAGGGGCCCCTGCGGGACAACATGCAGTTGCGCGTGCGGCTGGAACACGAGGGGGCGCTCATCGCGGATGACCGCTACACGCTGCGCTGGCCGGAGGTGACGCGCCGCATCGCGTTGCCCGACCCGGGCATCGACGACTTCCGCAATGAGCTGCTGTGGAGCCCGAACCACCCCACCCTCATAGACGCGACGGTGGAGCTGCTGGTGGACGGCGAGGTCGTGGACCGCGTGCTGAGCTACACCGCCATCCGGTCCGTGAGCGTGCAGGGCCGCCGGTTCCTGCTGAACGGGCGGCCGTACTACCTGAAAATGGTCCTCGATCAGGGGTACTGGGAGCAGGGGGGCCTGACCGCCACGGATGATGAGCTGCGCCGCGACGTGGAGCTGATCCGTCAGATGGGCTTCAACGGCGCGCGCAAGCACCAGAAGGTCGAGAATCCGCGCTGGCTGTACTGGTGTGACGTGTACGGTCTGCTGGTGTGGGAGGAGATGCCCAGCCCGTACCGCTTCACGACGCGCGCCGTGGAGGACCTGACGCGCGAGTGGACGGAGGTGTTGCGGCGCGACATGTCGCACCCGAGCATCGTCGCGTGGGTGCCGCTCAACGAGTCGTGGGGCGTGCCGGACCTGCCGACGAACGCCGCGCACCGCGATTACGTGCGCACCCTGTATCACCTCACGCGGACGCTCGACCCAACGCGGCCAGTCATCGGGAACGACGGGTGGGAACACGTCGCCACGGATATCGTCGGCGTGCACGACTACTCCGCGGAGCCGGCCGCGCTGGTGCGCCGCTACGCGGACACGGAAGCCGTGAACCTCACGTTCGAGCGGCAGCGTCCGGGGGACCGCGCGCTCACGCTCGAGGGCTTCCAGGTGACGGGGCAGCCGGTGGTGCTGAGCGAATTCGGCGGGATTGCGTTCATTCCGGGTGGGCAGCCCGGCTGGGGGTACAGCGAGGCGATGGACGAGCAGTCGTTCATGGACGCCTACGAGGACCTGATGTCCGCCGTGTACGCGTGCGAGGGCCTGTCCGGGTTCTGTTACACGCAGTTCACGGACACGTACCAGGAACGCAACGGGCTGCTGTTCATGGACCGCTCGCCGAAGGCGGACATGTTCGCCATTGCGCGGGCCACGCAGGGCAGCCGCACGCCGCGCGAGATGAGCGTGGACCCGCAGATGAACCCGTACGGGTACTCGCTGCGGTGGCGTGAGCGGCTCGCGCGGCTGGAAGCCGAGGACCTGAGCAGCCAGGCGCCGCCCGAGCCGGTGGGCCGCGGCGAGGACGACTGA
- a CDS encoding pyridoxamine 5'-phosphate oxidase family protein produces MHPPLRQRSLDVLLRAYQWRVRRQRNLTPTRALQVTRQLLRTQRYGFLVTTGTDAPNARLIEHVAEEDLTVWIGAHPSSRKAREVQAHPRATFALMDDRTQANIVLHGTVTRVHDDARRQRYWRPHHRLFFSGPLGADFALLRFTPDRLELMSFGRFIVPEPFGLKPVVLVRHGDDWQPA; encoded by the coding sequence ATGCACCCACCACTGCGGCAGCGGTCCCTCGACGTGCTCCTGCGGGCGTACCAGTGGCGCGTCCGCCGCCAACGCAACCTCACGCCCACGCGCGCCCTGCAGGTCACCCGCCAGCTGCTGCGCACGCAACGCTACGGGTTCCTGGTCACCACCGGCACGGACGCACCGAACGCTCGCCTCATCGAACACGTCGCCGAAGAGGACCTGACAGTCTGGATCGGCGCCCACCCATCATCCCGCAAGGCGCGCGAGGTGCAGGCGCACCCCCGCGCCACGTTCGCCCTGATGGACGACCGGACGCAGGCAAACATCGTCCTGCACGGCACCGTCACGCGCGTCCACGACGACGCCCGGCGTCAGCGGTACTGGCGTCCGCACCACCGCCTGTTTTTCAGCGGCCCGCTCGGCGCGGACTTCGCGCTCCTGCGCTTCACCCCCGACCGCCTCGAGCTGATGAGTTTCGGGCGCTTCATCGTGCCGGAACCGTTCGGGCTGAAACCGGTCGTCCTGGTCCGCCACGGCGACGACTGGCAACCGGCCTGA
- the abc-f gene encoding ribosomal protection-like ABC-F family protein: MLVALQGIHKDYGAQTVLNDLTLKLNPGDRVGLVGRNGAGKTTLLRLITGEEKPDLGTVRFLPGVRAAALRQDPFFPDGATVRTVLDAAFTELDALEAELEQAAHAMGDGTDASIHHHEQLLEQYARRGGFERRSRRDAVTLAFGFRGREDDLAARLSGGERTRLSLAALLIQNPDVLLLDEPTNHLDIGMVEWLENFLSRYPGAVMVISHDRAFLDAVTNQTAHLWHGQARLHAGGYTQFRAALDEELERQAARYAQEQRRIADYQRSVDRMKIWGLGMSKLARRAKGMQARADRMRATATKAPPPDERTTRITFHAPESGDVVLDARHLTRALGGRTLFRDVNVQLRRGDRVALIGRNGAGKTTLLRTLLGLDASDDPRSQVLTGARVTTGYYDQQLRGVDPDSTLYQEAREYVEKDQQAHDLLGTFMFPYDAHDKPARVLSGGERARLALLKLAQEDHNFLVLDEPSNHLDMEMLESLEEALEDFSGTLLMVSHDRALIENLADRIWLIEDGQFHEYPGGYAYYKQKHLPAEAPTTTPAKPASATPAKPKGKGLWHLKRQLEAIEADIAALEAELGAAQAALGHADANADFAALGGEVARLEAALNDRMDAWAKAHEDVEAAGG; the protein is encoded by the coding sequence ATGCTGGTCGCCCTGCAAGGCATTCACAAGGACTACGGCGCGCAAACCGTCCTGAATGACCTCACCCTGAAACTCAACCCCGGAGACCGCGTGGGCCTCGTGGGCCGCAACGGCGCGGGCAAAACCACTCTGCTGCGCCTCATCACCGGCGAGGAGAAACCGGACCTCGGCACGGTCCGCTTCCTGCCGGGCGTGCGCGCCGCCGCCCTCCGCCAGGACCCCTTCTTCCCGGACGGCGCGACCGTCCGCACCGTCCTCGACGCTGCCTTCACCGAACTCGACGCGCTCGAAGCGGAACTCGAGCAGGCGGCGCACGCCATGGGCGACGGTACCGACGCGAGCATCCACCACCACGAGCAGCTGCTCGAACAGTACGCCCGCCGCGGCGGCTTCGAGCGCCGCTCCCGCCGCGACGCCGTGACGCTCGCGTTCGGCTTCCGGGGCCGCGAAGACGACCTCGCCGCGCGCCTCAGCGGCGGCGAACGCACCCGCCTGAGCCTCGCCGCGCTCCTCATCCAGAACCCGGACGTGCTGCTGCTCGATGAACCCACCAACCACCTCGACATCGGCATGGTCGAGTGGCTGGAGAACTTCCTGAGCCGCTACCCGGGCGCCGTCATGGTCATCAGCCACGACCGCGCGTTCCTCGACGCCGTCACCAACCAGACCGCGCACCTCTGGCACGGCCAGGCGCGCCTGCACGCCGGAGGGTACACGCAGTTCCGCGCCGCCCTTGACGAGGAACTCGAACGGCAGGCCGCCCGCTACGCGCAGGAGCAGCGGCGCATCGCCGACTACCAGCGCAGCGTGGACCGCATGAAGATCTGGGGCCTCGGCATGAGCAAACTCGCGCGGCGCGCCAAAGGCATGCAGGCCCGCGCAGACCGCATGCGCGCCACCGCCACCAAGGCGCCCCCGCCGGACGAGCGCACCACCCGCATCACCTTCCACGCGCCCGAAAGCGGCGACGTCGTCCTCGACGCCCGCCACCTCACCCGCGCGCTCGGCGGGCGCACCCTGTTCCGCGACGTGAACGTCCAGCTGCGCCGCGGCGACCGCGTCGCCCTGATCGGCCGCAACGGCGCCGGCAAAACCACCCTGCTGCGCACGCTCCTCGGCCTCGACGCGAGTGACGACCCGCGCTCGCAGGTCCTCACGGGCGCGCGCGTCACCACCGGGTACTACGACCAGCAACTCCGCGGCGTCGACCCGGACAGCACCCTCTACCAGGAAGCCCGCGAGTACGTCGAGAAGGACCAGCAGGCGCACGACCTGCTCGGCACGTTCATGTTCCCGTACGACGCGCACGACAAACCCGCCCGGGTCCTCAGCGGCGGCGAACGCGCCCGCCTGGCCCTGCTGAAACTCGCGCAGGAGGACCACAACTTCCTTGTGCTCGACGAGCCCAGCAACCACCTCGACATGGAAATGCTCGAATCACTCGAAGAGGCCCTGGAGGACTTCAGCGGGACGCTGCTGATGGTCAGCCACGACCGCGCCCTCATCGAGAACCTCGCGGACCGCATCTGGCTCATCGAGGACGGGCAGTTCCACGAGTACCCCGGCGGGTACGCGTATTACAAACAAAAGCACCTGCCGGCCGAGGCGCCGACGACCACGCCCGCGAAACCCGCGTCGGCCACGCCCGCGAAACCCAAAGGGAAGGGGCTGTGGCACCTGAAACGGCAGCTGGAGGCCATCGAGGCGGACATCGCCGCGCTCGAAGCGGAACTGGGCGCCGCGCAGGCCGCGCTCGGCCACGCCGACGCGAACGCTGACTTCGCCGCGCTCGGCGGGGAGGTCGCCCGCCTCGAAGCCGCGCTCAACGACCGCATGGACGCCTGGGCGAAAGCCCACGAAGACGTCGAAGCCGCCGGCGGGTAA
- a CDS encoding GGDEF domain-containing protein — MNPPGARWAPLLVTLLALAVTALLPSNPRLWALTGSLLSALPHAHATPLPFPVTAGLAALLAALAWHARGARAAALVMVAPLLALPAWAAGWLLPAVTLSLAALVGAFAAELQHWWLTAQLAHTDPLTGIGNRVAFTRALERRWAGRVEQPLGLIVVDYDGFRALNAREGRAAGDAALRALSAQLRTLKRPRDEVFRWDADRFALLLSGADERAVTHVTARVKDALGGQVLRVSVGGATTTPQMRAPGELVDRAARRHQRDKSIGSAF, encoded by the coding sequence GTGAATCCTCCCGGCGCGCGCTGGGCGCCGCTGCTGGTGACGCTGCTGGCGTTGGCGGTGACGGCGCTGCTGCCCAGCAACCCGCGCCTGTGGGCGCTGACGGGGTCGCTGTTGAGCGCGCTCCCGCACGCGCACGCCACGCCGCTGCCCTTCCCGGTCACGGCGGGCCTCGCGGCGCTGCTGGCGGCCCTGGCGTGGCACGCGCGGGGCGCGCGGGCGGCGGCGCTGGTGATGGTCGCGCCGCTGCTGGCGCTGCCGGCGTGGGCGGCGGGGTGGCTGCTGCCCGCTGTGACGTTGTCGCTCGCGGCGCTGGTGGGGGCGTTCGCGGCGGAACTGCAGCATTGGTGGTTGACGGCGCAGCTGGCGCACACCGATCCGCTGACGGGCATCGGGAACCGCGTGGCGTTCACGCGGGCGTTGGAGCGCCGGTGGGCGGGGCGTGTGGAGCAGCCGCTCGGGCTGATCGTCGTGGATTACGACGGGTTCCGCGCGCTGAATGCCCGCGAGGGGCGCGCGGCGGGGGACGCGGCGCTGCGGGCGCTCAGCGCGCAACTGCGGACCCTGAAGCGCCCGCGCGACGAGGTGTTCCGCTGGGACGCGGACCGGTTCGCGCTGCTGCTGAGCGGCGCGGACGAGCGCGCCGTCACGCACGTGACGGCGCGCGTGAAGGACGCCCTGGGCGGTCAGGTGCTGCGCGTGAGCGTGGGGGGGGCCACCACCACCCCGCAGATGCGCGCGCCCGGGGAACTGGTGGACCGCGCGGCCCGGCGGCACCAGCGTGACAAGTCCATCGGTTCGGCGTTCTGA
- a CDS encoding carbohydrate-binding domain-containing protein, with the protein MNEQSIRAAVVGTSRRARTWGAALLLGVALAACTQQATVPAAQGVQLEATSTNVGRPLSPQLMTDPRPGGWLISDPNASGGQAVMLYGARDSVNFKLPRQVTPGTYTVSVVARGEQFEGAPIVELTNGNGQSLGTLTLDNTAYAERAFTTTALKAGDALVVRLLNDAYAGPDQDRNAVIDYLVVTPAQGD; encoded by the coding sequence ATGAACGAGCAGAGCATCCGGGCAGCAGTGGTGGGCACGTCTCGGCGCGCGCGCACGTGGGGTGCGGCGTTGCTTCTGGGGGTCGCGCTGGCGGCCTGCACGCAGCAGGCGACCGTGCCGGCGGCGCAGGGCGTGCAGCTGGAAGCGACGTCCACGAACGTCGGTCGGCCCCTGTCACCGCAGCTGATGACGGACCCACGACCGGGCGGGTGGCTGATCAGCGACCCGAACGCCAGCGGCGGGCAGGCCGTGATGCTGTACGGCGCGCGCGACTCCGTGAACTTCAAGCTGCCGCGTCAGGTGACGCCGGGCACGTACACCGTGTCGGTGGTGGCACGCGGCGAGCAGTTCGAGGGGGCGCCCATCGTGGAGCTCACGAACGGGAACGGCCAGTCGCTGGGCACGCTGACGCTCGACAACACGGCGTACGCCGAGCGGGCCTTCACGACCACGGCGCTGAAAGCCGGTGACGCCCTGGTGGTGCGGCTCCTGAATGACGCGTACGCCGGCCCGGATCAGGACCGCAATGCCGTCATTGACTACCTGGTGGTCACGCCCGCGCAAGGCGACTGA
- a CDS encoding sensor histidine kinase produces MSDPQRPTVLVASADERHARDLQAALPDARVRHTADAESLLRDTHAFTPDVTVIHASLPSRVPIAEVLRMLRGRDDLTHTHHLLIGGNAAALMTAGADLATPAQDASTPALVYALLRRVRQTRHLTDRAAKLQTQLTAAEHDERVRDQLTHMLVHDLKNPISAVMGLLEVVMEDEGRIPDDLAELLRLAREETQHLLHLAVNMLDVRKMQAGKMHLDRQTMFAPMFSDVVNLALGDVGAGLRDRRVNLNFPLGLSPAHGDPEILRRVFANLISNAVKHTTAGGRVDIGARQTGDTLEFTVADDGEGIPAEDLPNLFAAFEQSRLTLHGRFDTGMGLAFCKLAIEQHGGRIWVESERGVGTTFTFTLPLGPEEDDDFAELV; encoded by the coding sequence TTGAGTGACCCACAGCGTCCCACCGTCCTCGTCGCCAGCGCCGACGAACGCCATGCGCGCGACCTGCAGGCCGCGCTGCCCGACGCGCGCGTCCGCCACACCGCCGACGCGGAAAGCCTGCTGCGCGACACGCACGCCTTCACGCCGGACGTGACCGTCATTCACGCGTCGCTGCCCAGCCGCGTGCCCATCGCCGAGGTGCTGCGCATGCTGCGCGGCCGCGACGACCTCACGCACACCCACCACCTGCTCATCGGCGGGAACGCCGCCGCCCTCATGACCGCCGGCGCGGACCTCGCCACGCCCGCGCAGGACGCCTCCACGCCCGCGCTGGTGTACGCGCTGCTACGCCGCGTCCGGCAAACGCGGCACCTCACGGACCGCGCCGCAAAACTCCAGACGCAGCTCACCGCCGCCGAGCACGACGAACGCGTCCGCGACCAGCTCACGCACATGCTCGTCCATGACCTCAAGAACCCCATCAGCGCCGTGATGGGCCTCCTTGAAGTCGTCATGGAGGACGAGGGCCGCATCCCCGACGACCTCGCGGAACTCCTGCGCCTCGCCCGCGAAGAAACGCAGCACCTCCTGCACCTCGCCGTGAACATGCTCGACGTCCGCAAGATGCAGGCCGGCAAGATGCACCTCGACCGGCAGACGATGTTCGCGCCGATGTTCAGTGACGTCGTGAACCTCGCGCTCGGCGACGTCGGTGCAGGCCTCCGGGACCGCCGCGTGAACCTGAACTTTCCGCTCGGCCTGTCACCCGCGCACGGCGACCCGGAAATCCTGCGGCGCGTGTTCGCGAACCTGATTTCGAACGCCGTGAAGCACACCACCGCCGGGGGCCGCGTGGACATCGGCGCGCGTCAGACCGGCGACACCCTGGAGTTCACCGTCGCGGACGACGGCGAGGGCATTCCCGCGGAGGATCTCCCGAACCTGTTCGCGGCGTTCGAGCAGTCGCGCCTCACGCTGCACGGGCGGTTCGACACGGGCATGGGCCTCGCGTTCTGCAAGCTCGCCATTGAGCAGCACGGCGGACGCATCTGGGTGGAGAGTGAGCGCGGCGTCGGCACGACCTTCACCTTCACGCTCCCACTCGGTCCCGAAGAGGACGACGACTTCGCCGAACTCGTCTGA
- a CDS encoding M3 family metallopeptidase produces the protein MTEPVNAAPGVDAENPLLNLGFRIPFDRIQPEHALPAMQTLIDAARTDLERLARAPERNFEGFLDDLDRHTLQIQTVATIVGHLNGVVSSDEWRAAEGDILPLYSAFFTDITLHEGLWQALKAYAETPEAQALTGERARFLKLTMDEFRRNGADLDDAGKARLKDINVRLAELTKRYAENVMDGVKAFELYVPTERLAGVPERVQAATRADAEANGHPGEHRLTLHMPTYLPVLTYADDRALREELTRAYNRTGIGEGRDNRDLLPEILQLRQERAQLLGYRDFADLVTEDRMAGSGERAKTFLQDLEARTRPAFERENAELEAYYRARAGADAPALQPWDVTYWAEKQRAELYDFDEEELRPYFQVDSVLSGMFEVARRVFGLEVTPADAPGWHPDVRYFDLKNSEGEHVASFYTDWFPRNNKRGGAWMNAFVTGGPSERGFEPHIGLMCGNMTPPSPDAPALLSHDEVQTVFHEFGHLLHHALSRVEVRSLSGTNVAWDFVELPSQIMENWTWDKQALDLFARHFETGDVIPQALYDKMLRARNYRAGNFAMRQYSFGTVDLALHTEYTPQHGDVVAYTYPILARFAPVPMLNDNAFIAQFSHLFANPVGYASGYYSYKWAEVLEADAFSRFEQEGVFNADTGRAFVDNVLSRGNGEDPGVLFRTFLGRDPDANALLRRSGLTE, from the coding sequence ATGACAGAACCCGTGAATGCCGCGCCCGGTGTGGACGCGGAAAACCCGCTGCTGAACCTCGGTTTCCGCATTCCCTTCGACCGTATCCAGCCCGAGCACGCCCTTCCGGCCATGCAGACCCTGATCGACGCGGCCCGCACGGACCTGGAGCGCCTCGCGCGCGCGCCCGAACGGAACTTCGAAGGGTTCCTCGATGACCTCGACCGGCACACCCTGCAGATCCAGACGGTCGCCACCATCGTCGGGCACCTGAACGGCGTCGTCAGCAGCGACGAGTGGCGCGCCGCCGAAGGCGACATCCTGCCGCTGTACAGCGCGTTCTTCACGGACATCACCCTGCACGAGGGCCTCTGGCAGGCCCTCAAGGCGTACGCCGAGACGCCCGAGGCGCAGGCCCTCACCGGTGAACGCGCCCGCTTCCTGAAGCTCACCATGGACGAGTTCCGCCGCAACGGCGCCGACCTCGACGACGCCGGCAAGGCCCGCCTCAAGGACATCAACGTCCGCCTCGCGGAACTCACCAAGCGCTACGCCGAGAACGTCATGGACGGCGTGAAGGCCTTCGAGCTGTACGTCCCCACCGAGCGCCTCGCCGGCGTCCCGGAGCGCGTGCAGGCCGCCACCCGCGCGGACGCCGAAGCGAACGGGCACCCCGGCGAGCACCGCCTCACGCTGCACATGCCCACGTACCTGCCGGTCCTCACGTACGCCGACGACCGCGCCCTGCGCGAAGAACTCACCCGCGCGTACAACCGCACCGGCATCGGCGAGGGCCGCGACAACCGCGACCTGCTGCCCGAGATCCTGCAGCTCCGCCAGGAGCGCGCGCAGCTGCTCGGCTACCGCGACTTCGCGGACCTCGTCACCGAGGACCGCATGGCCGGCAGCGGCGAACGCGCCAAAACCTTCCTGCAGGACCTGGAGGCGCGCACCCGCCCCGCGTTCGAGCGCGAGAACGCCGAACTCGAAGCGTACTACCGCGCCCGGGCCGGCGCGGACGCCCCGGCCCTCCAGCCGTGGGACGTCACATACTGGGCCGAAAAGCAACGCGCGGAACTGTACGACTTCGACGAGGAGGAACTCCGCCCGTACTTCCAGGTGGACAGCGTCCTCAGCGGCATGTTCGAAGTGGCCCGCCGCGTGTTCGGCCTGGAAGTCACGCCCGCCGACGCGCCCGGCTGGCACCCGGACGTGCGCTACTTCGACCTCAAGAACAGCGAGGGCGAACACGTCGCCAGCTTCTACACCGACTGGTTCCCGCGCAACAACAAACGCGGCGGCGCGTGGATGAACGCCTTCGTCACGGGCGGCCCCAGCGAGCGCGGCTTCGAACCGCACATCGGTCTGATGTGCGGCAACATGACGCCCCCCAGCCCCGACGCGCCCGCCCTGCTCAGCCACGACGAGGTGCAGACGGTCTTCCACGAGTTCGGGCACCTGCTGCACCACGCCCTCTCCCGCGTGGAAGTGCGCAGCCTCAGCGGCACCAACGTCGCGTGGGACTTCGTGGAACTGCCCAGCCAGATCATGGAGAACTGGACGTGGGACAAGCAGGCGCTCGACCTGTTCGCCCGCCACTTTGAGACCGGCGACGTGATCCCGCAGGCGCTCTACGACAAAATGCTGCGCGCCCGCAACTACCGCGCCGGCAACTTCGCCATGCGCCAGTACTCGTTCGGCACCGTCGACCTCGCGCTGCACACCGAGTACACCCCGCAGCACGGCGACGTCGTCGCGTACACGTACCCGATCCTGGCGCGGTTCGCGCCCGTGCCGATGCTGAACGATAACGCCTTCATCGCGCAGTTCTCGCACCTGTTCGCGAACCCCGTCGGCTACGCCAGCGGCTACTACAGCTACAAGTGGGCGGAGGTGCTCGAAGCCGACGCGTTCAGCCGATTCGAGCAGGAAGGCGTGTTCAACGCTGACACCGGCCGCGCGTTCGTCGACAACGTCCTGTCCCGCGGGAACGGCGAGGACCCCGGCGTGCTGTTCCGCACCTTCCTCGGCCGCGACCCCGACGCGAACGCCCTGCTGCGCCGCAGCGGCCTCACCGAGTAA
- the queA gene encoding tRNA preQ1(34) S-adenosylmethionine ribosyltransferase-isomerase QueA, producing MSDTPHPITEHANPGADEALARLNFDLPPERIAQTGAEPRDTSRLMVVGESGIDHRIFRDLPDLLRTGDLLVFNESRVIPARIIARKPTGGAVETLLLREEEANVWSAYLKGAKRAGRDLLFGSVHAEVIGTLEDGARLLRFSEDIKPHLDALGRLPLPPYIDAGEDDAVWQDRYQTVYARTAGSVAAPTAGLHFTPELLARLQAMGVGTAFVTLHVGAGTFKPISGSVAEHTMHAERYTVTSDTADAINAARREGRRVIAVGTTTVRALESAADVNGTVHPGDGDTRIFITPGHAWRVPDLLITNLHLPNSTLLLLVAAFAGEDRIRAAYQAALDHPYRFYSLGDAMLLQRAP from the coding sequence GTGAGTGACACCCCCCACCCCATCACCGAACACGCCAACCCCGGCGCGGACGAGGCGCTCGCGCGCCTGAACTTCGACCTGCCGCCCGAACGCATCGCCCAGACCGGCGCGGAACCGCGCGACACCAGCCGCCTCATGGTGGTGGGGGAGAGCGGCATCGACCACCGCATCTTCCGGGACCTGCCGGACCTCCTGCGCACCGGGGACCTGCTGGTGTTCAACGAAAGCCGCGTGATTCCCGCGCGCATCATCGCCCGCAAACCCACGGGCGGCGCCGTCGAGACGCTCCTGCTGCGCGAGGAGGAAGCGAACGTGTGGAGCGCGTACCTCAAGGGCGCCAAACGCGCCGGGCGGGACCTGCTGTTCGGCAGCGTGCACGCCGAGGTGATCGGCACGCTGGAGGACGGCGCGCGCCTGCTGCGCTTCAGCGAGGACATCAAGCCGCACCTCGACGCGCTCGGCCGCCTGCCCCTGCCGCCCTACATCGATGCGGGCGAGGACGACGCGGTATGGCAGGACCGCTACCAGACCGTGTACGCCCGCACAGCCGGCAGCGTCGCCGCGCCCACCGCCGGGCTGCACTTCACCCCTGAACTGCTGGCGCGCCTGCAGGCCATGGGGGTGGGGACGGCGTTCGTCACGCTGCACGTCGGGGCCGGCACCTTCAAGCCCATCAGCGGGAGCGTCGCGGAGCACACCATGCACGCCGAGCGGTACACGGTCACGTCCGACACCGCCGACGCCATCAACGCCGCGCGCCGCGAAGGCCGGCGCGTCATCGCAGTTGGGACCACCACCGTCCGCGCCCTCGAAAGCGCCGCTGACGTGAACGGCACCGTGCATCCCGGTGACGGCGACACCCGCATCTTCATCACGCCTGGGCACGCGTGGCGCGTCCCGGACCTGCTCATCACGAACCTGCACCTGCCGAACAGCACCCTGCTGCTGCTCGTCGCCGCGTTCGCCGGTGAGGACCGCATCCGCGCCGCGTATCAGGCGGCCCTGGACCACCCGTACCGCTTCTACAGCCTCGGGGACGCGATGCTGCTCCAGCGCGCCCCCTAA
- a CDS encoding NYN domain-containing protein: protein MQSITRKPRVGVFIDTQNLYHSARDLYERTVNFERLLQYATEGRELVRAVSYVVEREGEGTARPFIYKLSTIGYKVRRMTLQLHHTNEQGKAIWEGNWDMGIVADMTRLLDHLDVIVLGSGDGDFTDMVEVFQERGVRVEVIAFREHTAQKLVDACDRYTNWSDVDGAFMPPAKRKGNDSSE, encoded by the coding sequence ATGCAATCCATTACCCGCAAACCCCGCGTCGGCGTGTTCATCGACACGCAGAACCTGTACCACAGCGCCCGCGACCTCTACGAGCGCACCGTGAACTTCGAGCGGCTCCTGCAGTACGCCACCGAGGGCCGCGAACTCGTGCGCGCCGTCTCGTACGTCGTCGAGCGGGAAGGCGAAGGCACCGCCCGACCGTTCATCTACAAACTCAGCACCATCGGGTACAAGGTGCGCCGCATGACGCTGCAGCTCCACCACACCAACGAGCAGGGCAAAGCCATCTGGGAAGGCAACTGGGACATGGGCATCGTCGCCGACATGACCCGCCTGCTCGACCACCTGGACGTCATCGTGCTCGGCAGCGGCGACGGCGACTTCACCGACATGGTCGAGGTCTTCCAGGAGCGCGGCGTACGCGTGGAAGTCATCGCGTTCCGCGAGCACACCGCGCAGAAACTCGTGGACGCCTGCGACCGCTACACCAACTGGTCCGACGTGGACGGCGCCTTCATGCCACCCGCGAAACGCAAGGGCAACGACAGCAGTGAGTGA